A portion of the Bacteroides faecium genome contains these proteins:
- a CDS encoding RagB/SusD family nutrient uptake outer membrane protein, with the protein MKRITKLIYLALGSCLIAGLNASCELVSENYGDINTSIFPKTAEDADAITTSAAYATFKNSGYGGLFNIATGIQIVSDEAGDYGMCNWGWDHINYANWNTLKISGSGSWLTVESYAYVNDISKMTLTIDRLNGIEMDDALKQQYIAELRMGRGWLAYLLYDFYGPIPIADLETLKNPMAEKILPRLSEEEMQTYIETELTEASKVLPANYKKGDKNYGRFTAGLAHTVLLKLYMLTKQWDKAEAEGRELMKPEYGFELVPEYKDIFTLANEKNPEIIWACQCAKGYQEHKWQPHVLPNDYNFTSYLDKMTKWNGYKISWDFMQTFDPADRRLLTIAYEYTSKDGVVHNEKNDRSDPSAQLYLGAVPLKYEFDPDCTGEDSQIDWIIYRYADVLTLTAEAIVRNKNAVTQEAVDLLNEVRTRSLPGKGYSLQDLNSVDKFLKAVLDERGWELYFEGNRRQDLIRYGLFVEAIKKKAQSMGKQTLVDEDRYRFPIPQDIIDEGKGIIKQNPGY; encoded by the coding sequence ATGAAAAGAATTACAAAACTTATATATCTTGCTCTCGGAAGCTGCCTCATCGCAGGACTGAACGCTTCGTGCGAACTCGTCTCCGAGAACTATGGTGATATCAATACCAGTATCTTCCCAAAAACGGCAGAAGACGCTGACGCTATCACAACGTCCGCCGCATACGCCACCTTTAAAAATAGTGGCTACGGAGGTCTGTTCAATATAGCAACGGGCATACAAATCGTCAGCGACGAGGCAGGCGATTACGGAATGTGCAACTGGGGCTGGGACCACATCAACTATGCCAACTGGAACACCCTCAAGATATCCGGTTCCGGTAGCTGGCTGACCGTCGAGAGCTACGCTTATGTAAACGATATCAGTAAAATGACTTTGACTATCGACCGGTTGAACGGTATTGAAATGGACGATGCCCTCAAACAGCAATATATCGCTGAACTCCGTATGGGCAGGGGATGGCTGGCATACCTTCTCTACGATTTCTACGGACCAATCCCCATTGCCGACCTGGAAACACTCAAGAATCCTATGGCTGAGAAAATTCTCCCCCGACTCAGCGAGGAAGAAATGCAAACCTATATCGAGACTGAACTTACAGAAGCAAGCAAAGTACTGCCTGCCAACTACAAAAAGGGAGATAAGAACTATGGTCGTTTTACAGCCGGATTGGCACATACCGTTTTGCTAAAACTCTATATGCTTACCAAACAATGGGATAAGGCGGAAGCAGAGGGACGCGAACTGATGAAACCTGAATACGGTTTCGAACTTGTGCCCGAATACAAAGATATATTCACGCTGGCAAATGAGAAGAACCCTGAAATTATCTGGGCTTGCCAATGTGCCAAAGGATACCAGGAACATAAATGGCAACCTCATGTATTACCCAACGACTATAATTTCACTTCTTATCTGGATAAAATGACCAAATGGAACGGATATAAAATCTCATGGGATTTTATGCAGACCTTTGATCCGGCAGACAGACGTTTGCTGACGATTGCATACGAATATACCAGTAAAGACGGAGTGGTACATAATGAAAAGAATGACAGATCGGATCCTTCCGCTCAATTATATTTAGGAGCAGTTCCATTGAAATATGAATTTGATCCGGATTGTACGGGAGAAGATTCACAGATAGACTGGATTATCTACCGATATGCCGATGTACTCACTTTGACAGCAGAGGCTATTGTGCGCAACAAGAATGCCGTAACACAGGAAGCTGTTGATTTGCTTAATGAAGTGCGTACCCGTTCTCTTCCCGGAAAAGGATACAGTCTGCAAGATTTGAACAGTGTGGACAAATTTCTGAAAGCCGTATTGGACGAAAGAGGTTGGGAGTTATATTTCGAAGGAAATCGCCGACAGGATCTGATCCGCTATGGATTATTTGTGGAAGCTATCAAGAAGAAGGCTCAATCAATGGGTAAACAAACGCTTGTGGATGAAGACCGTTACCGCTTCCCTATTCCACAAGATATTATTGATGAAGGTAAGGGAATAATCAAACAGAACCCCGGTTATTAA
- a CDS encoding SusE domain-containing protein, with amino-acid sequence MKKLIYSIIGLLMFAGCEDDYKTDITIPMSGIYLSSPAEGATMDLNDESKDSYEFTWDKASEQGSVLIFSTTKDLVKQVTVEAGTGTNYSIRPAIINLLFSHLGIKAGNEKTLYWTVKDQNNLTAAASEVRTLRIKRMESSLTSPEDMASCQLLANATQTKIKFEWDTSIVGKDTECKLLFSLDPEMNNSVELPVTGHGSISATHEEVEQTIEKLAIKRYQTNILYWNVRSNTDQEFVSRAANVLYMNDMMRLVDKRGDETITYPVVRVTFSDGTSQVWTAQNLNTTRYPDGTEIEAEYYRYAPESLGEDWIKAIGTYYSFVIRDRIIPKGWRIPTEAEWNYLFSEAGKNGGYNVLKDPVYYYKDPTGQEHLNEWGLSFTSAGTWNLDRDAIELAQEKFYFMAADLGDPATWNDPWRALIHDNSETLWVSWAKGTVMRYIYAE; translated from the coding sequence ATGAAAAAGTTAATTTATAGCATCATCGGACTACTAATGTTCGCCGGTTGCGAAGATGATTATAAGACCGACATCACAATTCCAATGTCGGGCATATATCTGAGTTCTCCCGCCGAAGGAGCAACTATGGACTTAAACGATGAAAGTAAAGATTCATACGAGTTTACTTGGGATAAGGCTTCGGAACAAGGTTCCGTACTGATATTCAGCACTACCAAGGACCTTGTGAAACAGGTTACCGTGGAAGCAGGGACAGGGACCAACTATTCCATAAGACCAGCCATCATCAATTTACTATTTTCTCATTTAGGAATCAAAGCCGGTAATGAAAAGACACTATACTGGACTGTTAAAGATCAAAACAATCTAACTGCTGCCGCATCCGAAGTAAGAACTTTACGCATCAAACGTATGGAAAGTAGTCTGACTAGTCCCGAAGATATGGCAAGTTGCCAATTACTGGCAAATGCTACACAAACTAAAATAAAATTTGAGTGGGATACGTCTATTGTAGGTAAAGACACTGAATGTAAGTTACTATTTTCGTTAGATCCGGAAATGAATAACTCGGTAGAATTACCTGTTACAGGACATGGCAGTATCAGCGCCACTCACGAAGAAGTAGAACAAACTATTGAAAAATTGGCAATCAAACGTTATCAAACTAATATACTGTATTGGAATGTACGAAGTAATACCGATCAAGAATTTGTTTCCCGTGCTGCCAATGTTCTATATATGAATGACATGATGCGCTTGGTTGACAAACGTGGAGATGAGACGATCACTTATCCCGTAGTCCGCGTGACATTCTCCGACGGAACTTCGCAAGTGTGGACAGCCCAAAATCTGAATACTACCAGATACCCGGATGGAACGGAAATCGAAGCCGAATATTACAGATATGCTCCCGAATCCCTTGGAGAAGACTGGATCAAAGCAATCGGTACCTATTACAGTTTTGTGATTCGCGACCGGATTATCCCGAAAGGCTGGAGAATACCGACCGAAGCCGAATGGAATTATTTATTCTCCGAAGCCGGGAAGAATGGCGGGTATAATGTTCTTAAAGACCCTGTGTATTACTACAAAGATCCTACCGGTCAGGAACATCTGAATGAATGGGGACTGAGCTTTACTTCAGCAGGTACATGGAACTTGGATAGGGACGCAATCGAACTGGCTCAGGAAAAATTCTACTTTATGGCCGCCGACTTGGGTGACCCCGCAACCTGGAACGATCCCTGGCGAGCTTTAATCCATGACAACAGCGAAACATTATGGGTATCCTGGGCTAAAGGAACCGTCATGCGCTATATCTATGCAGAATAA